In Musa acuminata AAA Group cultivar baxijiao chromosome BXJ2-10, Cavendish_Baxijiao_AAA, whole genome shotgun sequence, a genomic segment contains:
- the LOC135625167 gene encoding uncharacterized protein LOC135625167: protein MDLAEEIPNAVGGESEVEEEVVVEEEVEEEIEEEVEEEEDEMGGGGGGSGGDGGGGEGDEDGDGSAESKGKMKDNSGGEEMRQADAGSSSAGKIFVGGVAWDTTEDTFNKHFSKYGEIIDSVIMKDKNTHMPRGFGFVTFADPSVIDRVWEDEHVIDGRTVEVKRTVPREDMPSKAGIKTKKIFVGGIPTALTEDELKEHFSSYGEVIEHQIMLDHSTRRSRGFGFVTFKDEEAVDKIISEGRMHDLAGKQVEIKKAEPKRSGGSSRMNERVSHGGSNRSARGYRGNSYGYGSDHPYGDAYYGGGSGYGYGRGYSYGGVPGYGAAYGSNYGGPMYGVGGYGGDMYGGPGGYGGWYDGGHGSGRGYGNRYHPYGK from the exons ATGGATCTCGCTGAGGAGATCCCGAACGCCGTGGGCGGGGAGTCCGAGgtcgaggaggaggtggtggtggaagaAGAGGTCGAGGAGGAGATCGAAGaagaggtggaggaagaggaagacgaaatgggaggcggcggaggaggaagcggtggtgatggaggaggaggagaaggggatgaGGATGGAGATGGGAGTGCGGAGTCTAAGGGAAAGATGAAAGATAATAGTGGTGGCGAGGAGATGAGGCAAGCCGATGCCGGTTCGTCGTCAGCAGG AAAAATCTTTGTGGGTGGTGTTGCTTGGGATACTACAGAAG ATACCTTCAATAAACATTTCAGCAAGTATGGGGAGATCATTGATTCTGTGATAATGAAGGACAAGAACACACACATGCCAAGAGGATTTGGGTTTGTGACATTTGCTGACCCATCAGTAATTGACAGGGTTTGGGAGGATGAGCATGTTATAGATGGGAGGACG GTCGAAGTTAAGAGAACGGTTCCAAGAGAAGATATGCCTTCAAAAGCAGGCATCAAGACGAAAAAAATCTTTGTGGGTGGAATTCCCACTGCTTTAACCGAAG atgagttGAAGGAACACTTCTCCTCGTATGGTGAAGTGATTGAACACCAAATAATGCTTGACCATAGTACCCGGCGGTCAAGAGGCTTTGGTTTTGTCACTTTCAAAGATGAGGAAGCTGTTGACAAGATTATCTCGGAGGGTAGGATGCATGATCTTGCAGGGAAACAA GTTGAAATCAAGAAGGCCGAGCCGAAGAGATCAGGTGGCAGTTCCAGGATGAATGAGAGGGTTAGTCACGGTGGTAGTAACCGAAGTGCACGTGGATACCGAGGAAACTCTTATGGCTATGGAAGTGATCATCCATACGGTGATGCCTATTACGGTGGAGGCTCAGGCTATGGTTATGGCAGAGGCTATAGCTACGGTGGTGTCCCAGGCTATGGTGCAGCCTATGGATCCAACTACGGTGGGCCTATGTATGGAGTTGGCGGCTACGGTGGTGACATGTACGGTGGCCCAGGTGGATATGGTGGGTGGTATGATGGTGGCCACGGCAGTGGACGAGGTTACGGGAACAGGTACCACCCGTATGGCAAATGA